AGCGCTGTAAGCGAGTAGCGGCACGCTGGCCTCGCCTTCCAGATCGAACAAGGGCTTGCCGTCTGCATCCGCGGCACACACCGGGAGCATTTCGGTATTGCCCAGGTGCAAGGAGGGGAAAATTTCCGGATCCATCTGCAAGGCAGCATCCGGATCGTAGAAAGCCAGCATCAAATCGCAGCCACCTTCGCGCAAGGCATGCACCGCGTCTCCGACGTTAGTCGCAACCAGACGTGTCGCGATGTTCAGCCCTTCGTTACGCAATTGAGCGATCCAGCGCGGGAAAAACCCCAGTGCCAGCGAGTGTGCGGCAGCCACTTGCATGACCTCGCCCTGCCCGCCTTCCAGGTGATGCAAGTGACGTAACACCTCGCCCAGTTGCTCGACCACAGTGCGCGCAGTCACCAAAAACAGCTGACCGGCCGCAGTCAACTCCACCGGGGTGCGGGAACGATTCACCAAGGTCAGCCCCAACGCCGCTTCCAGGCTGCGAATACGTCGGCTAAAGGCCGGCTGAGTCACAAAGCGACGCTCAGCCGCCTGGGAAAAACTGCGAGTCGCGGCCAGGGCACTGAAGTCCTCCAACCATTTGCTTTCGAGATTCATCGAGTCCTCCCGGACGCGCACCAAATTGGGTCACACGCTCGACGCGCTTGTCGCGTCACGTCGTCATTATGCCGTTTATGCATAGGATAGTGTTTAAAGGCATTGGCCCAAAATAGTCCACAGGCCTAGGATTCGCAGCGTTCCGGCTCAGACCGGGTCCTTATCGAGATGATTTCCATCATGTCCTCCGCTGCATCTTTCCGTACCGAAAAAGACCTGCTTGGCGTACTCGAAGTACCCGCTCAAGCGTATTACGGCATCCAGACCCTGCGAGCGGTGCATAACTTCCGTCTCTCCGGCGTCCCGATTTCGCACTACCCGAAGCTGGTTGTGGGCCTGGCAATGGTTAAACAAGCCGCTGCTGACGCCAACCGCGAACTGGGTCATCTGAGCGACGCCAAGCACGCTGCCATCAGCGAAGCCTGTGCACGTCTGATCCACGGTGATTTCCACGAAGAATTCGTGGTCGACATGATTCAAGGCGGCGCTGGCACTTCAACCAACATGAATGCCAACGAAGTTATCGCCAACATCGCGCTGGAGGCCATGGGCCATCAGAAAGGCGAGTACCAATACCTGCACCCGAACAACGACGTGAACATGGCGCAGTCGACCAACGACGCCTACCCGACTGCGATCCGTCTGGGTCTGCTGCTGGGTCACGACGCCATGCTCGCCAGCCTCGACAACCTGATTCAGGCATTCGCGGCCAAAGGTGTTGAGTTCAACCACGTACTGAAGATGGGCCGTACCCAGTTGCAAGACGCCGTACCTATGACCCTGGGTCAAGAGTTCCGCGCCTTCGCCACTACCTTGGGTGAAGATCTGGCCCGCCTGAAAACACTGGCGCCAGAGCTGCTGACCGAAGTAAACCTGGGCGGCACCGCCATCGGTACCGGCATCAATGCCGACCCGCGCTACCAGTTGCTGGCCGTAAACCGCCTGGCAACCATCAGCGGTCACCCGCTGGTACCGGCAGCCGACTTGATCGAAGCCACTTCGGACATGGGCGCATTCGTCCTGTTCTCCGGCATGCTCAAGCGTACCGCGGTCAAGCTGTCGAAGATCTGCAACGACTTGCGCCTGCTGTCCAGCGGCCCACGCACCGGCATCAACGAGATCAACCTGCCAGCGCGTCAGCCAGGCAGCTCGATCATGCCAGGCAAGGTCAACCCGGTTATCCCGGAAGCCGTTAACCAGGTTGCGTTCCAGATCATCGGTAACGACCTGGCACTGACCATCGCAGCCGAAGGCGGCCAACTGCAACTGAACGTGATGGAGCCGCTGATCGCTTTCAAGATCTTCGACTCGATCCGCCTGCTGCAACGCGCCATGGACATGCTGCGCGAACACTGCATCGTCGGCATCACCGCCAACGAAGCACGCTGCCGCGAACTGGTCGAGCACTCGATTGGCCTGGTCACTGCACTGAACCCGTACATCGGCTATGAAAACGCCACCCGCATCGCCCGTATCGCCCTTGAAAGCGGCCGTGGCGTGCTGGAACTGGTGCGCGAAGAAGGCTTGCTCGACGACGCCATGCTCGACGACATCCTGCGCCCGGAAAACATGATTGCTCCGCGTCTGGTGCCCCTTAAGGCCTGATGCTGTAACACGCTCAACGCTCACCAGGTCGAGGGACTAGACACCTCTCACCTTTTGAGGGCCTGTAGATACGTCTGCAGGCCCTTTTTTTTGCCTGAAAAAAGGGCAAATCGGACACAAATTGATGCCGTTTAAGACGACTCGTACATGAAAAAACAATCACTTATGCAGACGCTTTCCACACTCCTAGGTATAGTGCCGGCCCTCTTCCTGTGCCCGGCCCCAGCACCAGCGGCCATCGTCAGCACGGAAACAGCATCGTAAACCAAGCAGCAACATGGCCAGGGTCACATTGATCGCCTACGTTTATGCCTTGCTCAAGCAGGTGTAACGCGATATTTCGATCCGCCCGTGTTGCCATCAGATAAAAACAGCGAGGAATAATCCATGCTTGAAGTCATCAATGACTTCCTCTCAGGGAAAGTGCTAATCGTGCTTATGGTCGGGCTCGGTGGCTACTTCACGATCCGCTCGCGTTTCGTTCAGTTTCGTTACTTCCTGCACATGTTTT
This genomic stretch from Pseudomonas deceptionensis harbors:
- the aspA gene encoding aspartate ammonia-lyase produces the protein MSSAASFRTEKDLLGVLEVPAQAYYGIQTLRAVHNFRLSGVPISHYPKLVVGLAMVKQAAADANRELGHLSDAKHAAISEACARLIHGDFHEEFVVDMIQGGAGTSTNMNANEVIANIALEAMGHQKGEYQYLHPNNDVNMAQSTNDAYPTAIRLGLLLGHDAMLASLDNLIQAFAAKGVEFNHVLKMGRTQLQDAVPMTLGQEFRAFATTLGEDLARLKTLAPELLTEVNLGGTAIGTGINADPRYQLLAVNRLATISGHPLVPAADLIEATSDMGAFVLFSGMLKRTAVKLSKICNDLRLLSSGPRTGINEINLPARQPGSSIMPGKVNPVIPEAVNQVAFQIIGNDLALTIAAEGGQLQLNVMEPLIAFKIFDSIRLLQRAMDMLREHCIVGITANEARCRELVEHSIGLVTALNPYIGYENATRIARIALESGRGVLELVREEGLLDDAMLDDILRPENMIAPRLVPLKA
- a CDS encoding LysR substrate-binding domain-containing protein; translated protein: MNLESKWLEDFSALAATRSFSQAAERRFVTQPAFSRRIRSLEAALGLTLVNRSRTPVELTAAGQLFLVTARTVVEQLGEVLRHLHHLEGGQGEVMQVAAAHSLALGFFPRWIAQLRNEGLNIATRLVATNVGDAVHALREGGCDLMLAFYDPDAALQMDPEIFPSLHLGNTEMLPVCAADADGKPLFDLEGEASVPLLAYSAGAFLGRSVNLLLRQRSLRFTTIYETAMADSLKSMALEGLGIAWVPHLSVRAELARGELVVCGGPQWHVPLEIRLYRCALVRKANVRLLWRKLENPTGQAPTPT